In one window of Posidoniimonas corsicana DNA:
- the hisB gene encoding imidazoleglycerol-phosphate dehydratase HisB, with amino-acid sequence MPNRTARIDRQTSETQITLQLDLDGTGQSDVETGVGFLDHMLTLFTKHSAADLTVKAAGDLHIDQHHTAEDVGICLGQAVRQAAGDKAGIRRYGHFTLPMDETLATVAIDLSGRQYLHFQADFPSAKIGEFDSELVEEFWRAFSGNALCNLHILLHHGRNSHHIAEAIFKASGRALRMAVESDPRMTGVPSTKGSLDG; translated from the coding sequence ATGCCCAACCGCACCGCCAGGATCGATCGCCAGACGAGCGAGACGCAGATCACCCTCCAGCTCGACCTGGACGGCACGGGGCAATCGGACGTGGAGACCGGCGTCGGGTTCCTGGACCACATGCTGACGCTGTTCACCAAGCACTCGGCGGCGGACCTCACCGTCAAAGCCGCTGGCGACCTCCACATCGACCAGCACCACACGGCGGAGGACGTCGGCATCTGCCTGGGCCAGGCCGTGCGGCAGGCGGCCGGCGACAAGGCCGGCATCCGCCGGTACGGCCACTTCACGCTGCCCATGGACGAGACCCTCGCCACGGTGGCGATCGACCTCAGCGGCCGCCAGTACCTTCACTTCCAGGCCGATTTCCCCTCGGCCAAGATCGGCGAGTTCGACAGCGAGCTGGTCGAGGAATTCTGGCGGGCGTTCAGCGGCAACGCGTTATGCAACCTGCACATCCTGCTGCACCACGGCCGGAACAGCCACCACATAGCCGAAGCCATCTTCAAGGCGTCCGGGCGGGCTCTCAGGATGGCGGTCGAGTCCGATCCCCGGATGACCGGCGTGCCGAGCACCAAGGGCTCGCTAGACGGCTAG
- a CDS encoding M24 family metallopeptidase: MSNHASRRDKLRRLIRKAKADALLVTSFTNVTYLTGFTGDDSYLLVTLDSETLISDSRFTTQLEEECPGVPVVIRGPGERMLPTTADVVADAKLERLAFEADALTVGAYNELGELAEGVELLPASGLVEELRAIKDKNEIAATRVACDQARRAFEVVRAGLTDAMTELEVAAELEHQARRFGAKGLSFPPIVAVGSRGALPHANPTSKRIGEDDFTLIDWGANEGLYVSDLTRMVVTGKISARFKKVYNIVLKAQLAGIAAIRPGAKCQDVDNAARKVIEKAGFGKEFGHGLGHGVGLEVHEGPRLGKNQEDELKPGMIVTVEPGIYLPGWGGIRIEDDILVTRGGHEVLTSVPKQLEECVLG, encoded by the coding sequence ATGTCGAATCACGCCTCCCGCCGCGACAAGCTCCGCCGCCTGATCCGCAAGGCTAAGGCCGACGCCCTGCTGGTCACCAGCTTCACCAACGTGACCTACCTGACCGGCTTCACCGGCGACGACAGCTACCTGCTGGTGACCCTGGACTCCGAGACGCTCATCTCCGACTCCCGCTTCACCACTCAGCTGGAAGAGGAGTGCCCGGGCGTGCCCGTCGTGATCCGCGGGCCGGGGGAACGGATGCTCCCCACCACGGCCGATGTGGTAGCCGACGCCAAGTTGGAACGGCTGGCCTTCGAGGCCGACGCCCTGACCGTTGGCGCCTACAACGAGCTGGGGGAGCTGGCCGAAGGCGTTGAGCTGCTGCCGGCCAGCGGGCTGGTGGAAGAGCTGCGGGCCATCAAAGACAAGAACGAGATCGCCGCCACCCGCGTCGCGTGCGACCAGGCGCGGCGGGCGTTCGAGGTGGTCCGGGCGGGCCTGACCGACGCCATGACCGAACTGGAGGTAGCGGCGGAACTAGAGCACCAGGCCCGCCGGTTTGGCGCCAAGGGCCTGAGTTTCCCGCCGATCGTGGCCGTGGGGTCGCGGGGCGCGCTGCCGCACGCCAACCCGACCAGCAAGCGGATCGGCGAGGACGATTTTACGCTGATCGATTGGGGCGCCAACGAGGGCCTGTACGTGAGCGACCTCACCCGCATGGTCGTGACCGGCAAGATCTCCGCGCGGTTCAAGAAGGTCTACAACATCGTGCTGAAGGCCCAGCTCGCCGGCATTGCGGCTATCCGGCCGGGGGCGAAGTGCCAGGACGTCGACAACGCCGCCCGCAAGGTGATTGAGAAGGCCGGCTTCGGAAAGGAGTTTGGTCACGGCCTGGGCCACGGGGTGGGGCTCGAGGTCCACGAGGGCCCGCGCCTGGGGAAGAACCAGGAGGACGAGCTGAAGCCCGGCATGATCGTGACGGTGGAACCGGGCATCTACCTGCCCGGCTGGGGCGGCATTCGCATCGAGGACGACATCCTGGTCACCCGCGGCGGCCACGAGGTGCTGACGAGCGTGCCGAAGCAGCTCGAGGAGTGCGTGCTCGGATAA
- a CDS encoding 6-pyruvoyl trahydropterin synthase family protein translates to MYRVTREIDFCYGHRLLNYEGKCRHLHGHNGKAVITIEAPTLDERGMVLDFGDIKKVVSTWIDENLDHRMILHRDDPAVPALKELGEPLHLIDQNPTAESIAQLIYNFTRDAGFPIVEARLWETPKCFATYTDA, encoded by the coding sequence ATGTACCGAGTCACCCGCGAGATCGACTTCTGCTACGGCCACCGCCTCCTGAACTACGAGGGGAAGTGCCGCCACCTGCACGGGCACAACGGCAAGGCGGTCATCACGATCGAGGCCCCGACGCTCGACGAGCGCGGCATGGTGCTCGACTTCGGCGACATCAAGAAGGTGGTCAGCACGTGGATCGACGAGAACCTCGACCACCGCATGATCCTGCACCGCGACGACCCCGCGGTGCCCGCACTCAAGGAGCTCGGCGAGCCGCTCCACCTGATCGATCAGAACCCGACCGCCGAGTCGATCGCCCAGCTGATCTACAACTTCACGCGGGACGCCGGCTTCCCCATCGTCGAGGCGCGGCTGTGGGAAACGCCCAAGTGCTTCGCCACCTACACGGACGCGTAG
- the accB gene encoding acetyl-CoA carboxylase biotin carboxyl carrier protein, whose amino-acid sequence MASGAGSGSGDVFDVRKVRKLVELMDEHDLAEIVLQQGEQKMKLRRGPEQGTLTGVPAPAYMPAPAAPAPAPAAPGGPAPAAPAAEAAPSGPVIKSPMVGTFYASPNPESGAFVKVGDQVGPETIICIVEAMKVFNEIPAECSGKIAAVLVEDGASVEFGQPLFQLEG is encoded by the coding sequence ATGGCAAGTGGCGCCGGCAGCGGATCGGGCGACGTGTTTGACGTCCGCAAGGTCCGCAAGCTCGTGGAGCTGATGGACGAGCACGACCTGGCTGAGATCGTGCTGCAGCAGGGAGAGCAGAAGATGAAGCTGCGTCGGGGGCCCGAGCAGGGGACCCTGACCGGCGTGCCCGCCCCTGCCTACATGCCGGCGCCCGCCGCCCCCGCGCCAGCGCCGGCGGCGCCGGGCGGACCGGCCCCCGCCGCCCCGGCGGCCGAGGCGGCGCCCAGCGGCCCGGTCATCAAGAGCCCGATGGTGGGGACGTTCTACGCGTCGCCCAACCCGGAGTCGGGCGCCTTTGTGAAGGTCGGCGATCAGGTCGGCCCAGAGACCATCATCTGCATCGTCGAGGCGATGAAGGTGTTCAACGAGATCCCCGCCGAGTGCTCGGGCAAGATCGCCGCGGTGCTGGTCGAAGACGGCGCCTCGGTCGAGTTTGGGCAGCCGCTGTTCCAGCTCGAAGGCTAG
- a CDS encoding MotA/TolQ/ExbB proton channel family protein yields MSRISSAADWLLKLPIIWGAIACLTFYAMLASVNNQVLNQYFGGFGSAELGNLIKLSITVMFFIGCTAMVMRLIGLAGQLGVMHRRLIEPKTPGGQQARDADSLLAQLRDQPSYLQGTYMIRRLRQSLEQVRRKDSAESLEEDLRRLEASEYERMASGYAMTKIIVWAIPILGFLGTVIGITIAIGKLSPEALESSLDAVTAGLSVAFDTTAIALALSLVLTFMMFFVKSREEALLTQVDERAIEELVGRFQLYGGANDPNAAAVLKMCEQVVRAVETLSARQIDLWAEAVSETHNQWANVTAATTDTLKQALVTGLKDGLRDHATGLTVGVESQLSDLNRSLTTQNEEFAAGIREQVESLGKGIAEQTTQLSSSVLQQTELMSQSVAQHAEQLNQGADGLLGNLRAGLERMAELLVEALGQHGEALTTAEKELATENRRHLGEVEAALGEAMVLSADRQEKLIGRSETLLKEMQDALVSAAGATVQHQEQLVRQGEVLLKVVESTGQVRQLEEALNQNLNSLGRAHNFEETLLSLSAAIQLLSARVSSTSGARSDVPSVGGITGQAA; encoded by the coding sequence GTGTCGCGAATCTCCTCTGCCGCCGACTGGCTGCTGAAGCTCCCGATCATCTGGGGCGCCATCGCGTGCCTGACGTTCTACGCGATGCTAGCGAGCGTCAACAACCAGGTGCTGAACCAGTACTTCGGCGGCTTCGGCTCGGCTGAGCTGGGCAACCTGATCAAGCTGTCGATCACGGTCATGTTCTTCATTGGCTGCACCGCCATGGTGATGCGGCTGATCGGGCTGGCCGGCCAGCTCGGCGTGATGCACCGCCGGCTGATCGAGCCCAAGACGCCCGGCGGCCAGCAGGCGCGGGACGCCGACTCGCTCCTCGCCCAGCTGCGGGACCAGCCGTCGTACCTGCAGGGCACGTACATGATCCGCCGGCTGCGGCAGTCGCTGGAGCAGGTCCGCCGCAAGGACTCCGCCGAGTCGCTGGAAGAAGACCTCCGCCGGCTCGAGGCGTCCGAGTACGAGCGGATGGCCAGCGGCTACGCGATGACCAAGATCATCGTGTGGGCGATCCCCATCCTCGGCTTCCTCGGCACCGTCATCGGCATCACGATCGCCATCGGCAAGCTGTCGCCGGAGGCGCTGGAGAGCTCGCTCGACGCGGTCACCGCCGGCCTGAGCGTGGCGTTTGACACCACCGCCATCGCGCTGGCGCTATCGCTGGTGCTGACCTTCATGATGTTTTTCGTGAAGAGCCGGGAGGAGGCGCTGTTGACGCAGGTCGACGAACGAGCGATTGAAGAGCTCGTCGGCCGCTTCCAGTTGTACGGCGGCGCCAACGACCCCAACGCGGCCGCCGTGCTGAAAATGTGCGAGCAGGTCGTCCGCGCCGTCGAGACCCTCTCCGCGCGACAGATCGACCTGTGGGCCGAGGCGGTCAGCGAAACCCACAACCAGTGGGCCAACGTCACCGCCGCCACCACCGACACGCTCAAGCAGGCGTTGGTGACCGGGCTCAAGGACGGCCTCCGCGACCACGCCACCGGGCTGACCGTGGGCGTCGAGAGCCAGCTCAGCGACCTCAACCGCAGCCTCACGACGCAAAACGAGGAATTCGCCGCCGGCATCCGCGAGCAGGTAGAGTCGCTCGGCAAGGGCATCGCCGAGCAGACCACTCAGCTCAGCAGCAGCGTGCTGCAGCAGACCGAGCTGATGAGCCAGAGCGTCGCGCAGCACGCCGAACAGCTCAACCAGGGCGCCGACGGGTTGCTCGGCAACCTCCGCGCCGGGCTGGAGCGGATGGCCGAGCTGCTGGTCGAGGCCCTGGGGCAGCACGGAGAGGCGCTCACCACCGCCGAGAAGGAGCTGGCCACTGAGAACCGCCGCCACCTGGGCGAGGTCGAGGCCGCCCTCGGCGAGGCGATGGTGCTGTCGGCCGACCGCCAGGAGAAGCTGATCGGCCGCAGCGAGACCCTGCTCAAAGAGATGCAGGACGCGCTGGTTTCGGCCGCGGGCGCCACCGTGCAGCACCAGGAGCAGCTCGTCCGCCAGGGCGAGGTCCTGCTGAAGGTCGTCGAGTCAACCGGCCAGGTGCGTCAGCTGGAAGAAGCCCTCAACCAGAACCTGAACTCGCTGGGACGCGCCCACAACTTTGAGGAGACGCTGCTCAGCCTCTCGGCGGCCATCCAGCTGCTCAGCGCCCGGGTCAGCTCGACCAGCGGCGCCCGCAGCGACGTCCCCTCCGTAGGCGGCATCACAGGACAAGCGGCATGA
- a CDS encoding 6-phosphofructokinase, with protein sequence MSEKIENTLSRPAPQEHSFKKAAILFAGGPAPAANAVISAAAVSFLRNGIEVVGVKHGYSSLINFSADKPLEEGTDYVMIDHPMLSRTRNRQGIMIGTARANPGKLVSSPEHLKDPERVAPLKNVYEGLRSLGVDALVSIGGDDTLKTANKFKLYQDSLPEGSPRIPVVHLPKTIDNDYCGIDFTFGYFTAVDFLAHEVRNLLADAEANRNYFLVESMGRSAGWLAYGVAIAGEASLVVSVEDIRGKFRSKEEYTDSNGETHSRDVMNMDEVVRRIVATMTTREREGKKYGVIVIAEGLAELLPYKYVEGVSRDDHGHINISAINLYELFAELIAAEYERQTGSKRSVKPVQLGYEARCVEPHAFDVMLGSQLGVGAYRALVENRLDGVMVSVEGQLQLVYVPFEKLVDPETLVTVVRYIEPHSDFRKLTRFLETYVNEEDVAP encoded by the coding sequence ATGTCCGAGAAAATCGAGAACACGCTCAGCCGCCCCGCGCCCCAGGAGCACAGCTTCAAGAAGGCCGCCATCCTCTTCGCCGGCGGTCCCGCTCCGGCCGCCAACGCGGTTATCTCGGCCGCGGCGGTGTCGTTCCTGCGGAACGGCATCGAGGTGGTGGGCGTCAAGCACGGCTACTCCAGCCTGATCAACTTCTCGGCAGACAAGCCGCTGGAGGAGGGCACGGACTACGTGATGATCGATCACCCGATGCTGAGCCGGACACGCAACCGGCAGGGCATCATGATCGGCACCGCCAGAGCGAACCCCGGCAAGCTGGTCTCGAGTCCCGAGCACCTGAAGGACCCCGAGCGGGTGGCGCCGCTTAAGAACGTGTACGAGGGCCTCCGCTCGCTGGGCGTTGACGCATTGGTGTCGATCGGCGGCGACGACACGCTCAAGACCGCCAACAAGTTCAAGCTGTACCAGGACAGCCTCCCGGAAGGCTCGCCGCGGATCCCGGTGGTCCACCTGCCCAAGACCATCGACAACGACTACTGCGGCATCGACTTCACCTTCGGCTACTTCACGGCGGTCGACTTCCTGGCCCACGAGGTGCGCAACCTGCTGGCCGACGCCGAGGCCAACCGGAACTACTTCCTGGTTGAGTCGATGGGCCGCAGCGCGGGCTGGCTGGCGTACGGCGTGGCGATCGCCGGCGAGGCGAGTCTGGTGGTCAGCGTCGAGGACATCCGCGGCAAGTTCCGCTCGAAGGAGGAGTACACCGACTCCAACGGCGAGACCCACTCCCGCGACGTCATGAACATGGACGAGGTGGTCCGCCGCATCGTCGCGACCATGACGACCCGCGAGCGGGAGGGCAAGAAATACGGCGTGATCGTCATCGCCGAGGGCCTGGCGGAGCTGCTCCCCTACAAGTACGTCGAAGGCGTGTCGCGTGACGACCACGGCCACATCAACATCTCGGCGATCAACCTCTACGAGCTGTTCGCGGAGCTGATCGCCGCGGAGTACGAGCGGCAGACCGGCAGCAAGCGGTCCGTGAAGCCCGTGCAGCTAGGCTACGAGGCCCGCTGTGTCGAGCCGCACGCGTTCGACGTGATGCTCGGCAGCCAGTTGGGCGTGGGCGCCTACCGGGCGCTTGTCGAGAACCGCCTGGACGGTGTGATGGTCTCGGTCGAGGGGCAGCTGCAGCTGGTTTACGTTCCGTTCGAGAAGCTGGTCGACCCGGAGACCCTGGTTACCGTGGTCCGCTACATCGAGCCGCACAGCGATTTCCGCAAGCTGACCCGGTTCCTCGAGACCTACGTCAACGAGGAAGACGTCGCCCCGTAG
- the accC gene encoding acetyl-CoA carboxylase biotin carboxylase subunit has protein sequence MYQRILIANRGEIALRVIRACRELGIGTVAVYSEADRGAHYLDLADEAYCIGPAKAADSYLKIASIISAAEVGNVQAIHPGYGFLAENAHFNEVCRSCKIDFIGPSPEAMAQLGDKNSARDIARSAGVPVVPGSDGLINSEEEALKFAHEVGFPVLIKAVAGGGGKGMRVASNDLALKSSLQQAKAEAEAAFGNGAVYLEKYIQHPRHVEVQVLADGHGNAVHLWERDCSVQRRHQKLIEESPSTSVSPETRAEMGEAAKRLILQAGYQNAATVEFIVDGDGNYYFIEVNARIQVEHPVTEMVTGIDLIKSQIQIASGDPLPFCQEDITSTGHAIECRINAEDPARNFQPSPGKIERLIVPGGLGVRFDSHAHSGYVVPPYYDSMIGKLIVHQPSRQEAIACMLRALAELRVDGIKTVAPLHQEILSHTAFVEGRIDTTFVERTFMAG, from the coding sequence ATGTACCAACGCATTCTGATCGCAAATCGAGGTGAGATCGCCCTGCGGGTGATCCGGGCCTGCCGGGAACTGGGCATCGGCACCGTGGCCGTCTACAGCGAGGCGGACCGCGGCGCGCACTACCTGGACCTGGCCGACGAGGCCTACTGCATCGGCCCGGCCAAGGCCGCCGACAGCTACCTCAAGATCGCCAGCATCATCAGCGCCGCCGAGGTCGGCAACGTCCAGGCGATCCACCCCGGCTACGGCTTCCTCGCGGAGAACGCGCACTTCAACGAGGTCTGCCGCAGCTGCAAGATCGACTTCATCGGGCCGTCCCCCGAGGCGATGGCCCAGCTCGGCGACAAGAACTCCGCCCGCGATATCGCCCGCTCCGCCGGCGTGCCGGTGGTGCCCGGCAGCGACGGCCTGATCAACAGCGAGGAGGAGGCCCTCAAGTTCGCCCACGAGGTCGGCTTCCCGGTGCTGATCAAGGCGGTGGCCGGCGGCGGCGGCAAGGGCATGCGGGTCGCTTCGAACGACCTAGCCCTCAAGTCCTCGCTGCAGCAGGCCAAGGCCGAGGCCGAAGCCGCCTTCGGCAACGGCGCGGTGTACCTGGAGAAGTACATCCAACACCCGCGGCACGTCGAGGTGCAGGTGCTGGCCGACGGCCACGGCAACGCCGTGCACCTGTGGGAGCGTGATTGCTCGGTGCAGCGGCGTCACCAGAAGCTGATCGAGGAGAGCCCGAGCACGAGCGTCTCGCCCGAGACCCGCGCCGAGATGGGCGAGGCCGCCAAGCGGCTGATCCTGCAGGCGGGCTACCAGAACGCCGCGACCGTCGAGTTCATCGTCGACGGCGACGGCAACTACTACTTCATCGAGGTCAACGCCCGCATCCAGGTAGAGCACCCGGTGACCGAGATGGTGACCGGCATCGACCTGATCAAGTCGCAGATCCAGATCGCTTCGGGCGACCCGCTGCCGTTCTGCCAGGAGGACATCACCAGCACCGGCCACGCGATCGAGTGCCGGATTAACGCCGAGGACCCGGCGCGCAACTTCCAGCCGTCACCGGGCAAGATCGAGCGGCTGATCGTGCCGGGCGGGCTGGGCGTGCGGTTCGACTCGCACGCGCACAGCGGCTACGTGGTCCCGCCGTACTACGACTCGATGATCGGCAAGCTGATCGTCCACCAGCCAAGCCGGCAGGAGGCGATCGCGTGCATGCTGCGGGCGCTCGCCGAGCTGCGGGTCGACGGCATCAAGACGGTCGCCCCGCTGCACCAGGAGATCCTCAGCCACACGGCGTTTGTCGAGGGCCGGATCGACACGACCTTCGTCGAGCGGACCTTCATGGCCGGCTAG
- a CDS encoding excisionase family DNA-binding protein, with translation MKKSPSESFQQLTGAVSLGAVARRTGLPRRQVRRLVQQGQLPFVQVRGQICVPAKAVRELSSTPRYS, from the coding sequence ATGAAGAAATCACCGTCCGAGTCCTTCCAGCAGCTTACCGGCGCGGTGTCGCTTGGTGCGGTAGCCCGGCGGACCGGATTGCCACGCCGGCAGGTGCGGCGGCTGGTGCAGCAGGGCCAGCTGCCTTTCGTCCAGGTGCGGGGGCAGATCTGCGTCCCCGCCAAGGCCGTGCGCGAGCTGAGCAGCACGCCACGCTACAGCTGA
- a CDS encoding inorganic pyrophosphatase — translation MSFPEPFYRWRPHPWHGLEAGPSPPELVQAYIELTPFDRVKYELDKQTGYLRVDRPNRTSAFSPTLYGFIPRTFCGKRVKGLMPGAKAGDGDPLDICVISERPITNPEIILKARVVGGLPMLDNDEADDKIIGVLANDAMWGEVQEVEDLPKVLVDRLRHYFSIYKSLTPEEAAKVRIDHVYGREHALEVINAAMADYLEEFGE, via the coding sequence ATGTCGTTTCCCGAGCCGTTCTACCGCTGGCGTCCCCACCCCTGGCACGGGCTCGAGGCGGGCCCAAGCCCCCCCGAGCTGGTTCAGGCTTACATCGAGCTGACGCCGTTCGACCGGGTCAAGTATGAGCTGGACAAGCAGACCGGCTACCTGCGCGTCGACCGGCCGAACCGCACGTCGGCGTTCTCGCCGACGCTGTACGGGTTCATCCCACGCACGTTCTGCGGCAAGCGGGTGAAGGGGCTGATGCCGGGCGCCAAGGCCGGCGACGGCGACCCGTTGGACATCTGCGTCATTAGCGAGCGGCCGATCACCAACCCCGAGATCATCCTCAAGGCGAGGGTGGTGGGCGGGCTGCCGATGCTCGACAACGACGAGGCCGACGACAAGATCATCGGCGTCTTGGCCAATGACGCGATGTGGGGCGAGGTGCAAGAGGTGGAGGACCTGCCGAAGGTGCTGGTTGACCGCCTGCGGCACTACTTCAGCATCTACAAGTCGCTCACGCCGGAAGAGGCCGCCAAGGTCCGGATCGACCACGTCTACGGGCGGGAGCACGCGCTGGAGGTGATCAACGCCGCGATGGCCGACTACCTCGAAGAGTTCGGCGAGTAG